ccttggtgatatttagcgccctctgattattccgcacatttgatggtgctacacagccttcccggtttggtgccttcttttgataattacttacttggtcctattggtcatcttgcagaggGGAGATGAACAAGGCACTTTCTTGGCTATTGCTATTAAGaggaggagggaattatcaggggaaagcgccaaaccattacgactatatagcacttggaaggggtcaggataaggatttgggctgagacggggaaaaggaatggtgcccaagcacttggacgctcggggattgaacgcagacctgcatgaagcgagaccgtcgctctactgtccagcccaagtacTTATTATTTTAGGAGCGCGTCAAATTGTTAATTTAGGCCTATCAAAAGAGGGAGCACACCCTAGGAAATAGGTAAGCCTGGGCCAAGCCAGAACCTTGTGGGGAGGtccagcatcgtgggcgtccaaagctgctattcttccctccatcctcctcaggtcctgCAGCTTTTCTACCAGGATTACATCAATGGAATTCGGGCTCCATCCTGCCTATTGTACTAAATTGCCTAAAAAGCTgaaatttcctgaaatattaaaTTTTTGGTCAcggtttttcttatggaatgataaagctttccattacAACATGTGATTtgatttttatttgagttaaaactaaaaaACATTTGATTAAACCTAAGTCAGTTCTTAATATTATAATGATAGGAATAAACCAATTTGGGAAAAAAATTTAAAATACCAAAAATCTCTCTGCTTGTTGAGCAAGTCAGGCCTTGCTTATTAGGCCAAGTAATGCAGTTCTGGCTAACACTTATTAAATGTCAATGAAGCCTGGTGCTATCTCGCGGCAGACCCCATCACATCGCAAGTCCTGTCTCGCGACGCCAGTAAAAAAAAAGTGTATTTGGCGGAttataacaacccccccccctccctcccccgagACGACAGTGATGCAATTAGGGTGACACGAAGATGgctgagtgacagggaggaggataACTGGATGgatgagtgacagggaggaggataACTAGTAGgatgagtgacagggaggaggataACTGGTAGGATGAGTGACAGGGAGGGGATAACTGGTAGgatgagtgacagggaggaggataACTGGTAGgatgagtgacagggaggaggataACTGGACGGATGAGTGACGGAGGAGGATAACTGGACGgatgagtgacagggaggaggataTTGTtggcagttttctctctctcgctatcCAGCTTTAGCGTGACCTCAGCGACACGTCGTCGTCGTAATATAGCCAAGACACGGGTCGTCGTAATAGAGCCACGATACAGGTCGTTGTAATATAGCCAAGACACGGGTCGTCGTAATAGAGCCAAGACACGGGTCGTCGTAATAGAGCCAAGACACGGGTCGTCGTAATACAGCCAAGACACGGGTCGTCGTAATAGAGCCAAGACACGGGTCGTCGTAATAGAGCCAAGACACGGGTCGTCGTAATACAGCCAAGACACGGGTCGTCGTAATAGAGCCAAGACACGGGTCGTTGAAATAGAGCCAATACACGGGTCGTCGTAATAGAGCCAAGACACGGGTCGTCGTAATACAGCCAAGACACGGGTCGTCGTAATAGAGCCAAGACACGGGTCGTTGAAATAGAGCCAAGACACGGGTCGTCGTAATAGAGCCAAGACACGGGTCGTCGTAATACAGCCAAGACACGGGTCGTCGTAATAGAGCCAAGACACGGGTCGTCGTAATAGAGCCAATACACGGGTCGTCGTAATAGAGCCAAGACACGGGTCGTCGTAATAGAGCCAATACACGGGTCGTCGTAATAGAGCCAATACACGGGTCGTCGAAATAGAGCCAAGACACGGGTCGTCGTAGAGCCAAGACACGGGTCGTCGTAATAGAGCCAAGACACGGGTCGTCGTAATAGAGCCAAGACACGGGTCGTCGTAATAGAGCCAAGACACGGGTCGTCGTAATAGAGCCAAGACACGGGTCGTCGTAATAGAGCCAAGACACGGGTCGTCGTAATAGAGCCAAGACACGGGTCGTCGTAATAGAGCCAAGACACGGGTCGTCGTAATAGAGCCAAGACACGGGTCGTCGTAATAGAGCCAAGACACGGGTCGTCGTAATAGAGCCAAGACACGGGTCGTCGTAATAGAGCCAAGACACGGGTCGTCGTAATAGAGCCAAGACACGGGTCGTCGTAATAGAGCCAAGACACGGGTCGTCGTAATAGAGCCAAGACACGGGTCGTCGTAATAGAGCCAAGACACGGGTCGTCGTAATAGAGCCAAGACACGGGTCGTCGTAATAGAGCCAAGACACGGGTCGTCGTAATAGAGCCAAGACACGGGTCGTCGTAATAGAGCCACGACACGGGTCGTCGTAATAGAGCCACGACACGGGTCGTCGTAATAGAGCCACGACACGGGTCGTCGTAATAGAGCCACGACACGGGTCGTCGTAATAGAGCCAAGACACGGGTCGTCGTAATAGAGCCAAGACACGGGTCGTCGTAATAGAGCCAAGACACGGGTCGTCGTAATAGAGCCAAGACACGGGTCGTCGTAATAGAGCCAAGACACGGGTCGTCGTAATAGAGCCAAGACACGGGTCGTCGTAATAGAGCCAAGACACGGGTCGTCGTAATAGAGCCAAGACACGGGTCGTCGTAATAGAGCCAAGACACGGGTCGTCGTAATAGAGCCAAGACACGGGTCGTCGTAATAGAGCCAAGACACGGGTCGTCGTAATAGAGCCAAGACACGGGTCGTCGTAATAGAGCCAAGACACGGGTCGTCGTAATAGAGCCAAGACACGGGTCGTCGTAATAGAGCCAAGACACGGGTCGTCGTAATAGAGCCAAGACACGGGTCGTCGTAATAGAGCCAAGACACGGGTCGTCGTAATAGAGCCAAGACACGGGTCGTCGTAATAGAGCCAAGACACGGGTCGTCGTAATAGAGCCAAGACACGGGTCGTCGTAATAGAGCCAAGACACGGGTCGTCGTAATAGAGCCAAGACACGGGTCGTCGTAATAGAGCCAAGACACGGGTCGTCGTAATAGAGCCAAGACACGGGTCGTCGTAATAGAGCCAAGACACGGGTCGTCGTAATAGAGCCAAGACACGGGTCGTCGTAATAGAGCCAAGACACGGGTCGTCGTAATAGAGCCAAGACACGGGTCGTCGTAATAGAGCCAAGACACGGGTCGTCGTAATAGAGCCAAGACACGGGTCGTCGTAATAGAGCCAAGACACGGGTCGTCGTAATAGAGCCAAGACACGGGTCGTCGTAATAGAGCCAAGACACGGGTCGTCGTAATAGAGCCAAGACACGGGTCGTCGTAATAGAGCCAAGACACGGGTCGTCGTAATAGAGCCAAGACACGGGTCGTCGTAATAGAGCCAAGACACGGGTCGTCGTAATAGAGCCAAGACACGGGTCGTCGTAATAGAGCCAAGACACGGGTCGTCGTAATAGAGCCAAGACACGGGTCGTCGTAATAGAGCCAAGACACGGGTCGTCGTAATATGATTGTGTTGAGTGTTGTCAGCACACACAGCCagccctaatgtgtgtgtgtgtgtgtgtgtgtgtgtgtgtgtgtgtgtgtgtgtgtgtgtgggtgtgtgtgggtgtgtgggtgtgggtgtgtgggtgtgtgtgggtgtgggtgtgtgggtgtgggtgtgtgggtgtgggtgtgtgggtgtgggtgtgtgggtgtgggtgtgtgggtgtgggtgtgggtgtgtgtgtgtgtgtgtgggtgtgtgtgtgtgtgtgggtgggtgggtgtgtgggtgtgtgtgggtgtgtgggtgtgtgggtgtgtgggtgtgggtgggtgggtgtgtgggtgtgtgggtgtgtgtgggtgtgtgggtgtgggtgtgggtgtgtgggtgtgggtgtgtgggtgtgggtgtgggtgtgtgggtgtgggtgtgtgggtgtgggtgtgggtgtgtgggtgtgggtgtgtgggtgtgggtgtgtgtgtgtgtgtgtgtgtgtgtgtgtgtgtgtgtgtgtgtgtgtgtgtgtgtgtgtgtgtgtgtgtgaaagctctACGCAGTGTTGACAATACTTATACAGTTCGCTGTGAAAATATTTAGTCAAGTGTACATAGAGTGTGTGCCCAGGTTGGGTCGTCACCGGATCATCACAATGTCTGCAAATGTTCTCTTTgatgattgtttttttttttcttccgaGGCTGTTCCAGCGTTTATGTTTGAGTTGTCTTCTCTTGTCAGTAATTGTCTTGAGTTCCACTTGACTGTGTTCGGAGCTGTGGCCTGGAGCAACCGGTTCTCTCAACTAGTAGGTCGCGTTTTTTACGTTATGGTAACCAACGTAACAAAAGCGACCAACTGTGAAAAGTAACGACTCACACCACcataccccctccccacaccacacctctaccaccacatccctccccacaccacacctctaccaccacatccctccccacaccacctcactcaacctaaattgctgcacagtcacatcaggaaaaaaacaacagtgaaggaacaggtaatgaaactgaggataggggcagacagattcactacaaacgacaaggaagtgttcgAGGAACTCGATAGGAAATtgcaggtcttcacattagagcaaggagaagttccagagataagagagggaatagttaaccaggcaccactagacatGTATGGgaataccagtggggatgtaaggaagcttttgctagagttggatgtgacaaaggctatcggCCCGgacggaatatcaccatggatactaaaggaaggagcagaagcactgtatctgccactcttcatagtgtataacaaatcactgataacaggtgAACCGCCAAGAACTTTAAAGACTGCTACTGTAGTCCAGATATGCAAGAAGGGGGATTGACAGGAGGCACTGTACTACAGGCTAGTGTtcttaacctgcataccatgcaagttggagaagattgtgcgaaaaaaaactagtggaacatctggagcgaaggaactttgtaacacaacatcaacatgggttcagggatggcaagtcctgcctcaggattaattgaattaaaCGACCAGGCAACCCAAAtcgggcaagaaagagaggggtgggcagactgcatattttgtaTTGCCAGAAAGCAATAGAAAGCAATACAAATTGCCTTTGACACAATGCCAcataagaggctagtgaaaaagctggagatgcaggcaggagtgaaagggaaggtactctattcgataagggagtacctaagcaacagaagacagcaagtcactgtgaggggtgaggtctcagattggcgagacgtcgccAGTGGCGTCCAGGTTTAgttcttggacccatactgtttctgatatatgtaaatgatctcccagagggtatagaataatTCCTCTCGTTGcttgctgatgcaaaaattatgagggggattaagacagaggaagatagtatgaggctacaagatgacctggacaaactgtacgaatggtccaacaaatggctactgaagttcaacccgagtaaatgcaaggtaatgaaactaggcattggaaacaggaagccatacacaggataccgaaagggagatgaagtccttcacgaaatggacagagagaaagatctaggagtagttgatatcacaccaaacctgtctcctgaagcccacatagagagaataacatctgcggcatatgctggctaacatcagaacagccttcaggaacctgggtaaggaatcattcagaatcttgtacaccacatatgtaagaccaatcctggagtatgcggccccagcatggaggggCCGTGTACAAGATGCGTCGGGCGGCGGCAGGTGGGGTGGTTGAGGCGGCGGCAGGTGGGGTGGTTGAGGCGGCGGCAGGTGGGGTGGTTGAGGCGGCGGCAGGTGGGGTGGTTGGGGCGGCGGCAGGTGGGGTGGTTGGGGCGgcggcaggtgtggtggttggggcggcggcaggtgtggtggttgggGCGGCGGCAGGTGGGGTGGTTGAGGCGgcggcaggtgtggtggttgagGCGGCGGCAGGTGTGGCGGTTGAGGCGGCGGCAGGTGGGGTGGTTGAGGCGGCGGCAGGTGGGGTGGTTGGGGCGGCGGCAGGTGGGGTGGTTGGGGCGGCGGCAGGTGGGGTGGTTGAGGCGGCGGCAGGTGGGGTGGTTGGGGCGGCGGCAGGTGGGGTGGTTGAGGCGgcggcaggtgtggtggttgagGCGGCGGCAGGTGGGGCGGTTGAGGCGGCGGCAGGTGGGGTGGTTGAGGCGGCGGCAGGTGGGGTGGTTGAGGCGGCGGCAGGTGGGGTGTGGTTGGGGCGGCGGCAGGTGGGGTGGTTGAGGCGgcggcaggtgtggtggttgagGCGGCGGCAGGTGGGGCGGTTGAGGCGGCGGCAGGTGGGGTGGTTGAGGCGGCGGCAGGTGGGGTGGTTGAGGCGGCGGCAGGTGGGGTGGTTGAGGCGGCGGCAGGTGGGGTGGTTGGGGCGGCGGCAGGTGGGGTGGTTGAGGCGgcggcaggtgtggtggttgagGCGGCGGCAGGTGGGGCGGTTGAGGCGGCGGCAGGTGGGGTGGTTGAGGCGgcggcaggtgtggtggttgagGCGGCGGCAGGTGGGGTGGTTGAGGCGgcggcaggtgtggtggttgggGCGGCGGCAGGTGGGGTGGTTGAGGCGGCAGCAGGTGGGGTGGTTGAGGCGgcggcaggtgtggtggttgggGCGGCGGCAGGTGGGGTGGTTGAGGCGgcggcaggtgtggtggttgagGCGGCGGCAGGTGGGGTGGTTGAGGCGgcggcaggtgtggtggttgagGCGGCGGCAGGTGGGGTGGTTGGGGCGGCGGCAGGTGGGGTGGTTGAGGCGgcggcaggtgtggtggttgggGCGGCGGCAGGTGGGGTGGTTGAGGCGGGGGCGGGGCGGCAGGTGGGGTGGTTGGGGCGGCGGCAGGTGGGGCGGTTGGGGCGGCGGCAGGTGGGGCGGTTGGGGCGGCGGCAGGTGGGGCGGTTGGGGCGGCGGCAGGTGGGGCGGTTGGGGCGGCGGCAGGTGGGGCGGTTGGGGCGGCGGCAGGTGGGGCGGTTGGGGCGGCGGCAGGTGTGGCGGTTGGGGCGGCGGCAGGTGGGGCGGTTGGGGCGGCGGCAGGTGGGGCGGCGGCAGGTGGGGCGGTTGGGGCGGCGGCAGGTGTGGCGGTTGGGGCGGCGGCAGGTGTGGCGGTTGGGGCGGCGGCAGGTGTGGCGGTTGGGGCGGCGGCAGGTGTGGCGGTTGGGGCGGCGGCAGGTGGGGCGGTTGGGGCGGCGGCAGGTGGGGCGGTTGGGGCGGCGGCAGGTGGGGCGGTTGAGGCGGCGGCAGGTGTGGCGGTTGGGGCGGCGGCAGGTGTGGCGGTTGAGGCGGCGGCAGGTGGGGCGGTTGGGGCGGCGGCAGGTGGGGCGGTTGGGGCGGCGGCAGGTGTGGCGGTTGGGGCGGCGGCAGGTGGGGCGGTTGAGGCGGCGGCAGGTGGGGCGGTTGAGGCGGCGGCAGGTGGGGCGGTTGAGGCGGGGGCAGGTGGGGCGGTTGGGGCGGCGGCAGGTGGGGCGGTTGGGGCGGCGGCAGGTGGGGCGGTTGAGGCGGCGGCAGGTGGGGCGGTTGGGGCGGGGGCAGGTGTGGCGGTTGGGGCGGCGGCAGGTGGGGCGGTTGGGGCGGCGGCAGGTGTGGCGGTTGAGGCGGGGGCAGGTGTGGCGGTTGGGGCGGGGGCAGGTGTGGCGGTTGGGGCGGGGGCAGGTGTGGCGGTTGGGGCGGGGGCAGGTGTGGCGGTTGGGGCGGCGGCAGGTGTGGCGGTTGGGGCGGCGGCAGGTGTGGCGGTTGGGGCGGCGGCAGGTGTGGCGGTTGGGGCGGCGGCAGGTGTGGCGGTTGGGGCGGCGGCAGGTGTGGCGGTTGGGGCGGCGGCAGGTGTGGCGGTTGGGGCGGCGGCAGGTGAGGCGGTTGGGGCGGCGGCAGGTGTGGCGGTTGGGGCGGCGGCAGGTGGGGCGGTTGGGGCGGCGGCAGGTGGGGCGGTTGGGGCGGCGGCAGGTGGGGCGGTTGGGACGGCGGCAGGTGGGGCGGTTGGGGCGGCGGCAGGTGGGGCGGTTGAGGCGGGGGCGGGgcggcaggtgtggtggttgggGCGGCGGCAGGTGGGGTGGTTGGGGCGGCGGCAGGTGGGGCGGTTGAGGCGGGGGCGGGgcggcaggtgtggtggttgggGCGGCGGCAGGTGGGGTGGTTGAGGCGGCGGCAGGTGGGGTGGTTGAGGCGGCGGCAGGTGGGGTGGTTGAGGCGGCGGCAGGTGGGGTGGTTGAGGCGGCGGCAGGTGGGGTGGTTGAGgcggggcaggtgtggtggttgggGCGGGGCGGCAGGTGGGGTGGTTGGGGCGGGGCGGCAGGTGGGGTGGTTGGGGCGGCGGCAGGTGGGGTGGTTGGGGCGgcggcaggtgtggtggttgggGCGGCGGCAGGTGGGGTGGTTGGGGCGGCGGCAGGTGGGGTGGTTGGGGCGgcggcaggtgtggtggttgggGCGGCGGCAGGTGGGGTGGTTGAGGCGgcggcaggtgtggtggttggggcggcggcaggtgtggtggttgggGCGGCGGCAGGTGGGGTGGTTGGGGCGGCGGCAGGTGGGGTGGTTGGGGCGGCGGCAGGTGGGGTGGTTGGGGCGGCGGCAGGTGGGGTGGTTGGGGCGGCGGCAGGTGGGGTGGTTGGGGCGGCGGCAGGTGGGGTGGTTGGGGCGGCGGGTGGGGTGGTTGAGGCGGCGGGTGGGGTGgcgggtagggtggtggtgggggcagcgtGGTGTTAGGTAGAGACGCTCCGCGCCCTAACCTTTGACCTTCAGAGGGAGCAACACGCATGGAGTGGTCGCTACCTCACctgtcctccctcactctctcactcctctACTCTCACTTTACTGCTCTTATctgcctctcccttcctctttccttcccgtctctctctccctcatcccctctccctcatcccctctccctctccctctgtctTCCCTCCGTCTCCCTATCTacccttccttcctccttccctccctccctccctccttccttccttccctccctccttccttccttccctccctccttccttccctccctccctccctccctccctccctccctccctccctccctcccctctctctgtctctccctcccctctctctgtctctccctcccctctctctgtctctccctcccctctctctgtctctccctccccctctccctccatctctcccttccctccccttccctctccctccctccccctcccccaccctctctctccccttcctctgcACTCccagctttcccccccccccctcacttcttTGATCAAAGTTGATTACATTTAACTTCACTATTGCTGTAAAACGTTGTCCATTAAGTTTGTGCTCCAAtgaatatttttccaaatttAGATAGTGACGCTCTTTAATATTATCTTAATACCTGAATTATGTCAACGCGATATATTCGCTTTACAAAGTAATTAAACTAAGTTCTAAGTGAATTTATGTTCTAAGTGAATTTATGATGTGCGAAGTAAACTATTATTTTCTTTCCTCGGCGCCGAGGACCCACCTGTGTGGGAAGGCCCGACCCGAAATACGGCGACTAAAGCTTAACGTAATGTTCTCGAAAAAGTATACCCCAGCGAATTGCCTGATTGGCGTCAGATCATTGTACAATACACACAAGGAGAGATGTCTCGCGGTACTCGCGTGAAGAATGGCTTCTGACCTTACAAAGGCACATTTATGAAACAGCACCTAACACCCCAAACaaaggggagccggtggctgggcggacagaacactgtacgcgtgatcctgtggtcccgggttcgatcccagatgccggcgagaaacaatgggcagagtttctttcccccctgatgctcctgttacctagcagtaaataggtacctgggagttagtcagctatcacgggctgtttcctgggggtggaggcctggtcgaggaccgggccgcggggactctaagccccgaaatcatctcaagataacccgctTTGCCTCATGGGTCTTCCTCAGAAGGCGTTCATtcgccgaccgtccaagtggttgggcaccattcctcgacTCCGTCCTTATATCTCAGATCCTGGTCCTCGTATCTCAGATCCTGGTCCTCGTATCTCAGATCCTGGTCCTCGTATCTCAGATCTGTtatctcatatcccagatccttgtcctcatatcccctccAATAGCTATATGTCAttctggcttagcgctttctcctcataattacctctcCTGTAAACATCTTCACTAAATGCTGCATTCATCTTAGTCACCATCTTCTCCACTCATGTACCCCAGATATCCCCTGTATagctatcaccaccatcatcttgccctcccttcaccactttgccctacccttcaccaccttgccctacccttcaccaccttgccctacccttcaccaccttgccctacccttaaccaccttgcCTATCCCTTCACTACCTTGCctatcc
The window above is part of the Procambarus clarkii isolate CNS0578487 chromosome 16, FALCON_Pclarkii_2.0, whole genome shotgun sequence genome. Proteins encoded here:
- the LOC138365242 gene encoding calphotin-like, which produces MRVAPSEGQRLGRGASLPNTTLPPPPPYPPPHPPPQPPHPPPQPPHLPPPQPPHLPPPQPPHLPPPQPPHLPPPQPPHLPPPQPPHLPPPQPPHLPPPQPPHLPPPQPPHLPPPQPPHLPPPQPPHLPPPQPPHLPPPQPPHLPPPQPPHLPPPQPPHLPPRPNHPTCRPAPTTTPAPPQPPHLPPPQPPHLPPPQPPHLPPPQPPHLPPPQPPHLPPPQPPHLPPRPRLNRPTCRRPNHPTCRRPNHHTCRPAPASTAPPAAAPTAPPAAVPTAPPAAAPTAPPAAAPTAPPAAAPTATPAAAPTASPAAAPTATPAAAPTATPAAAPTATPAAAPTATPAAAPTATPAAAPTATPAAAPTATPAPAPTATPAPAPTATPAPAPTATPAPASTATPAAAPTAPPAAAPTATPAPAPTAPPAAASTAPPAAAPTAPPAAAPTAPPAPASTAPPAAASTAPPAAASTAPPAAAPTATPAAAPTAPPAAAPTAPPAAASTATPAAAPTATPAAASTAPPAAAPTAPPAAAPTAPPAAAPTATPAAAPTATPAAAPTATPAAAPTATPAAAPTAPPAAAPPAAAPTAPPAAAPTATPAAAPTAPPAAAPTAPPAAAPTAPPAAAPTAPPAAAPTAPPAAAPTAPPAAAPTTPPAAPPPPQPPHLPPPQPPHLPPPQPPHLPPPQPPHLPPPQPPHLPPPQPPHLPPPQPPHLPPPQPPHLPPPQPPHLPPPQPPHLLPPQPPHLPPPQPPHLPPPQPPHLPPPQPPHLPPPQPPHLPPPQPPHLPPPQPPHLPPPQPPHLPPPQPPHLPPPQPPHLPPPQPPHLPPPQPPHLPPPQPPHLPPPQPPHLPPPQPPHLPPPQPHPTCRRLNHPTCRRLNHPTCRRLNRPTCRRLNHHTCRRLNHPTCRRPNHPTCRRLNHPTCRRPNHPTCRRPNHPTCRRLNHPTCRRLNRHTCRRLNHHTCRRLNHPTCRRPNHHTCRRPNHHTCRRPNHPTCRRPNHPTCRRLNHPTCRRLNHPTCRRLNHPTCRRPTHLVHGPSMLGPHTPGLVLHMWCTRF